Proteins encoded in a region of the Schaalia hyovaginalis genome:
- a CDS encoding glycine betaine ABC transporter substrate-binding protein — translation MRTPRLIGLALAGTAALVLGACADSATLEGKASSKAIVVGSQDYYSNEIIAEVYAQALEDAGYEVDRQFRIGQREVYMPELQAGSIDLLPEYTGNLLQHLDPSAKATSADDVIAALPGALPDGLRALDAAPASDQDSYVVTRAFAQEHSLRSIGDLAGIEGLILGGNSELETRPYGPTGLKDVYGVTVSFAPIEDSGGALTLKALRDGSVHLVDVYSADPALASEDLTVLEDPEGMFLSSRVVPLVSDAIDEGAATVINRVSAALDPDDLIGMNRRSTEEAASAAAIATAWLNSEGLLGK, via the coding sequence ATGCGCACTCCCCGTCTCATCGGACTCGCCCTCGCGGGAACGGCCGCACTCGTCCTCGGCGCTTGCGCGGACTCCGCCACGCTGGAGGGCAAGGCCTCATCGAAGGCCATCGTCGTCGGCTCTCAGGACTACTACTCGAACGAGATCATCGCCGAGGTCTACGCCCAGGCCCTCGAAGACGCCGGATACGAGGTGGACCGCCAATTCCGCATCGGCCAGCGCGAGGTCTACATGCCCGAGCTCCAGGCGGGCTCGATCGATCTGCTGCCCGAATACACGGGCAATCTCCTCCAGCACCTCGACCCGTCTGCGAAAGCGACGAGCGCCGATGACGTCATCGCCGCACTGCCGGGCGCCCTGCCCGACGGCCTGCGCGCCCTCGACGCCGCACCCGCGAGCGACCAGGACTCCTACGTCGTGACGCGCGCATTCGCGCAGGAGCACTCCCTGAGGTCGATCGGCGACCTCGCGGGGATCGAGGGTCTGATCCTCGGGGGGAATTCTGAGCTGGAAACGCGCCCCTACGGCCCGACCGGCCTCAAGGACGTCTACGGCGTCACCGTCTCCTTCGCCCCCATCGAGGACTCCGGCGGCGCGCTCACCCTCAAGGCCCTGCGCGACGGGTCCGTCCATCTCGTCGACGTCTACTCCGCCGACCCCGCGCTGGCCTCCGAGGATCTCACCGTCCTCGAGGACCCCGAAGGCATGTTCCTGTCCTCGCGGGTCGTGCCCCTCGTGTCGGACGCGATCGACGAGGGCGCAGCCACCGTCATCAACAGGGTGTCGGCGGCTCTCGACCCGGACGACCTCATCGGGATGAATCGCCGCTCGACCGAGGAGGCGGCGTCCGCCGCGGCGATCGCGACGGCGTGGCTGAACTCGGAGGGCCTGCTGGGCAAGTGA